One window of Syngnathus acus chromosome 16, fSynAcu1.2, whole genome shotgun sequence genomic DNA carries:
- the psenen gene encoding gamma-secretase subunit PEN-2, with the protein MNLERLPNEEKLGLCRKYYLGGFAFLPFLWLVNVVWFFREAFVKPSYTEQLQIKAYVKRSALGFLCWLVVLTTWITIYQHYRAQWGEVGDQISFTIPLGIP; encoded by the exons ATGAATCTGGAAAGACTGCCAAATGAGGAGAAACTTGGACTTTGCAGAAAATATTATCTAG GTGGATTTGCCTTTCTCCCGTTCCTTTGGCTCGTCAACGTTGTGTGGTTTTTCCGAGAAGCTTTTGTAAAACCATCCTACACTGAACAACTGCAGATAAAAGCAT ATGTGAAGCGCTCAGCACTGGGGTTCCTGTGTTGGCTTGTAGTACTCACTACTTGGATCACTATTTACCAGCACTACAGAGCCCAgtggggggaggtgggggacCAAATCTCCTTCACAATCCCACTCGGCATTCCTTAA
- the proser3 gene encoding proline and serine-rich protein 3 isoform X3 — protein MKSRNSATKHNALEPMGKPGLSQSHTKDLSNKRNKQSLIPVRSHQQEHPKSHTSDKNESDKYGTSFLAHSGPSIDYDYSPTLSDMERPSLSSRVPKSTVSSQPEVHQDSVVSKYIDRFRYGQPLSREERQLESSEFEEERVPLWWMSSSDSPPTSTPTKPAHKDPKDDHSPARHPLDDSNYLPWKGDDNTNAYIPSDTSQSVFEDTEILQLQERASRLLQIGESILSSGSIAVSSAGLGSSDGSSPVNINEAVQKAVINASIKSTAMARSDSTLAVPLQKYTVTSLRGPPTRPEEDILSQWRLRRKMEQASERCLSQQNSRLCTPTFSGPDPTLHYSPQQPSVYYPDPSHGAFPDPKEGHGHHPSTSAPLTGAVSDTVVSQPQSLAHVPAHMHHLCDILPCPTPHASTLQGNPHKSEKTSRKDTKLSEVSYMDEPPHRHIPSPPPTPSRHADVRCPFRHTDGGHHSVPRVSSSPSRPLEGGSPSRFTEVGDLLKPKKDSSPCRHMEEGRQSRPGRGGHHENPRMTNETAKMENAQVKPGVESEKTGRTVKKPKKSTRCTECSEHANGPSATSSTHQKLPKKSKTRADPQQQERRKDTGSRAPPSPVHHALGQVVSEVLFPPEDSLPQDAAVSSPPAPPQSSLPPCNAHTSLEVMSQLLQEAEDSDEKEFEDDPLLRVLRTQRKCVKEQISQVDLMLHKFLDKQEDTST, from the exons ATGAAATCCAG aaattCTGCGACAAAGCATAATGCATTGGAACCCATGGGGAAGCCAGGCCTCAGCCAATCTCACACCAAGGATTTGTCAAACAAAAGGAACAAACAG agtttgattcctgTACGGTCACACCAGCAAGAACATCCAAAATCGCACAcaagtgacaaaaatgagagtGACAAATACGGAACATCTTTCTTGGCACATTCTGGACCTTCTATTGACTATGATTATTCTCCTACCTTATCCGACATGGAAAGACCTTCACTGTCTTCAAGAGTTCCAAAATCCACTGTTTCCTCCCAGCCAGAAGTTCACCAGGATTCAGTAGTGTCAAA GTACATTGATCGTTTTCGCTATGGACAACCGCTGAGCCGAGAGGAGCGCCAGTTGGAGTCCTCTGAATTTGAAGAGGAGAGGGTGCCTTTGTGGTGGATGTCTTCCTCCGATTCACCTCCTACTTCCACACCAACTAAACCTGCACACAAAG aTCCTAAAGATGACCACAGTCCAGCAAGACATCCACTTGATGACTCAAATTATTTACCATGGAAAGGAGACGACAACACGAATGCATAC ATTCCGTCAGACACGTCTCAGAGTGTCTTTGAGGACACAGAGATTCTTCAACTTCAAGAACGAGCCAGCAGACTTCTACAGATAGG TGAGAGTATTCTCAGCAGTGGATCAATTGCTGTCAGTTCAGCAGGCTTGGGATCGTCAGATGGCTCTTCTCCGGTCAATATAAACGAGGCGGTGCAAAAAGCTGTCATTAACGCTTCAATAAAATCTACAG CAATGGCTAGGTCGGACTCAACTTTAGCTGTGCCCCTCCAGAAATATACTGTCACTTCATTACGGGGACCCCCCACACGCCCGGAAGAGGACATCCTCTCCCAGTGGCgtttgagaagaaaaatggaGCAGGCCAGTGAACGATGTCTGTCCCAGCAAAACTCCAGACTTTGTACCCCCACGTTTAGCGGTCCGGACCCCACTCTCCACTATTCCCCA CAACAGCCAAGTGTTTATTACCCTGACCCCTCCCACGGAGCTTTTCCTGATCCCAAAGAAGGCCATGGGCATCATCCCTCAACTTCCGCCCCCCTTACCGGTGCTGTCTCAGATACAGTCGTCTCCCAACCACAGTCTCTTGCGCATGTTCCTGCGCACATGCATCATCTTTGTGATATACTTCCCTGTCCCACACCTCATGCTAGCACGCTCCAAGGAAATCCACATAAATCGGAAAAGACCTCAAGGAAAGACACCAAACTCTCTGAAGTTAGTTACATGGATGAGCCTCCTCATAGACACATTCCCTCACCACCTCCTACTCCTTCAAGACATGCAGATGTACGTTGTCCCTTTAGACATACAGATGGAGGTCATCATTCTGTTCCCAGAGTAAGTAGCAGTCCATCAAGACCTTTAGAAGGAGGCTCTCCTTCCAGATTTACAGAAGTGGGTGATTTGTTGAAACCTAAGAAAGATAGCAGTCCTTGTAGACACATGGAAGAAGGGCGTCAGTCTAGACCTGGAAGAGGAGGTCATCATGAGAACCCCAGAATGACGAACGAGACGgctaaaatggaaaatgccCAGGTAAAGCCGGGGGTAGAGAGTGAGAAGACTGGGAGGACTgtcaaaaagccaaagaaatcaacaag GTGTACCGAATGTAGTGAGCATGCTAATGGGCCTAGCGCCACAAGCTCCACACATCAGAAGCTCCCAAAAAAGAGCAAGACACGGGCAGATCCACAACAACAGGAGAGACGCAAAGACACAGGCAGTCGTGCGCCACCATCTCCTGTCCATCATGCCTTAGGACAG GTCGTTTCAGAGGTCCTGTTCCCACCGGAGGATTCTTTGCCACAAGATGCAGCTGTCTCatctcctcctgctcctccacaATCCTCACTTCCTCCTTGCAACGCGCACACCTCACTGGAGGTCATGTCCCAGCTGCTGCAAGAGGCTGAAG ATTCTGATGAGAAAGAATTTGAAGATGACCCTTTACTACGTGTCCTTCGCACGCAGAGAAAGTGCGTTAAGGAGCAAATCAG TCAAGTGGACTTAATGTTGCACAAATTCCTGGATAAGCAAGAAGATACCTCAACTTGA
- the lin37 gene encoding protein lin-37 homolog produces MHHVKIKIERPDVEGAAARNRLDSILKGLVEKSENEREQNESEAGKMSVDSMNKDLSPLSTGKRPSARFPQHRRKKRKELDESITESNTHRQNAYIIKLFDRSVDLAQFNASTPLYPICRAWMRNNPSVREPGEGSPRSPQVMIEEEVTDMINGKEQIVYRLPPPTASPISPSGEPVNLRIPPTEKPTVTTKLTDSLPASASFIGDHMERWKKIRQKWKECSNKNQLRYSESIKILKEMKDFFDH; encoded by the exons ATGCATCACGTCAAGATCAAAATCGAAAGGCCAG ATGTGGAGGGGGCCGCAGCACGCAACAGACTGGATTCTATTTTAAAGGGTCTGGTGGAGAAGAGTGAAAATGAAAG GGAGCAAAACGAGAGTGAGGCTGGGAAAATGTCGGTTGACTCTATGAACAA GGATTTGTCACCATTGTCTACTGGAAAACG GCCATCTGCAAGATTTCCACAGCATCGTCGCAAAAAGCGAAAAGAGTTGGATGAAAGCATAACAGAGAGCAATACCCACAGACAAA ATGCTTACATTATTAAGTTGTTTGACCGAAGTGTGGATCTGGCTCAGTTCAATGCCAGCACTCCCCTCTATCCTATTTGTCGTGCATGGATGAGAAATAACCCATCCGTCCGAGAGCCCGGTGAAGGATCTCCAAGATCTCCACAAGTCATGATAGAGGAAGAG GTCACAGACATGATCAATGGCAAAGAGCAAATTGTATACAGACTACCTCCTCCGACTGCATCTCCCATCAGCCCCTCTGGTGAACCAGTCAACCTCAGGATCCCACCAACTGAAAAGCCCACAGTCACCACCAAG TTAACAGATTCTCTGCCTGCATCAGCTTCCTTCATAGGTGACCACATGGAGCGATGGAAAAAGATCAGACAAAA ATGGAAGGAATGTTCAAACAAGAATCAATTGCGCTACAGCGAGAGCATTAAAATCCTGAAGGAAATGAAAGACTTCTTTGATCACTAA
- the proser3 gene encoding proline and serine-rich protein 3 isoform X4 has translation MERPSLSSRVPKSTVSSQPEVHQDSVVSKYIDRFRYGQPLSREERQLESSEFEEERVPLWWMSSSDSPPTSTPTKPAHKDPKDDHSPARHPLDDSNYLPWKGDDNTNAYIPSDTSQSVFEDTEILQLQERASRLLQIGESILSSGSIAVSSAGLGSSDGSSPVNINEAVQKAVINASIKSTAMARSDSTLAVPLQKYTVTSLRGPPTRPEEDILSQWRLRRKMEQASERCLSQQNSRLCTPTFSGPDPTLHYSPVNKHSYTQQPSVYYPDPSHGAFPDPKEGHGHHPSTSAPLTGAVSDTVVSQPQSLAHVPAHMHHLCDILPCPTPHASTLQGNPHKSEKTSRKDTKLSEVSYMDEPPHRHIPSPPPTPSRHADVRCPFRHTDGGHHSVPRVSSSPSRPLEGGSPSRFTEVGDLLKPKKDSSPCRHMEEGRQSRPGRGGHHENPRMTNETAKMENAQVKPGVESEKTGRTVKKPKKSTRCTECSEHANGPSATSSTHQKLPKKSKTRADPQQQERRKDTGSRAPPSPVHHALGQVVSEVLFPPEDSLPQDAAVSSPPAPPQSSLPPCNAHTSLEVMSQLLQEAEDSDEKEFEDDPLLRVLRTQRKCVKEQISQVDLMLHKFLDKQEDTST, from the exons ATGGAAAGACCTTCACTGTCTTCAAGAGTTCCAAAATCCACTGTTTCCTCCCAGCCAGAAGTTCACCAGGATTCAGTAGTGTCAAA GTACATTGATCGTTTTCGCTATGGACAACCGCTGAGCCGAGAGGAGCGCCAGTTGGAGTCCTCTGAATTTGAAGAGGAGAGGGTGCCTTTGTGGTGGATGTCTTCCTCCGATTCACCTCCTACTTCCACACCAACTAAACCTGCACACAAAG aTCCTAAAGATGACCACAGTCCAGCAAGACATCCACTTGATGACTCAAATTATTTACCATGGAAAGGAGACGACAACACGAATGCATAC ATTCCGTCAGACACGTCTCAGAGTGTCTTTGAGGACACAGAGATTCTTCAACTTCAAGAACGAGCCAGCAGACTTCTACAGATAGG TGAGAGTATTCTCAGCAGTGGATCAATTGCTGTCAGTTCAGCAGGCTTGGGATCGTCAGATGGCTCTTCTCCGGTCAATATAAACGAGGCGGTGCAAAAAGCTGTCATTAACGCTTCAATAAAATCTACAG CAATGGCTAGGTCGGACTCAACTTTAGCTGTGCCCCTCCAGAAATATACTGTCACTTCATTACGGGGACCCCCCACACGCCCGGAAGAGGACATCCTCTCCCAGTGGCgtttgagaagaaaaatggaGCAGGCCAGTGAACGATGTCTGTCCCAGCAAAACTCCAGACTTTGTACCCCCACGTTTAGCGGTCCGGACCCCACTCTCCACTATTCCCCAGTAAATAAACACTCTTACACG CAACAGCCAAGTGTTTATTACCCTGACCCCTCCCACGGAGCTTTTCCTGATCCCAAAGAAGGCCATGGGCATCATCCCTCAACTTCCGCCCCCCTTACCGGTGCTGTCTCAGATACAGTCGTCTCCCAACCACAGTCTCTTGCGCATGTTCCTGCGCACATGCATCATCTTTGTGATATACTTCCCTGTCCCACACCTCATGCTAGCACGCTCCAAGGAAATCCACATAAATCGGAAAAGACCTCAAGGAAAGACACCAAACTCTCTGAAGTTAGTTACATGGATGAGCCTCCTCATAGACACATTCCCTCACCACCTCCTACTCCTTCAAGACATGCAGATGTACGTTGTCCCTTTAGACATACAGATGGAGGTCATCATTCTGTTCCCAGAGTAAGTAGCAGTCCATCAAGACCTTTAGAAGGAGGCTCTCCTTCCAGATTTACAGAAGTGGGTGATTTGTTGAAACCTAAGAAAGATAGCAGTCCTTGTAGACACATGGAAGAAGGGCGTCAGTCTAGACCTGGAAGAGGAGGTCATCATGAGAACCCCAGAATGACGAACGAGACGgctaaaatggaaaatgccCAGGTAAAGCCGGGGGTAGAGAGTGAGAAGACTGGGAGGACTgtcaaaaagccaaagaaatcaacaag GTGTACCGAATGTAGTGAGCATGCTAATGGGCCTAGCGCCACAAGCTCCACACATCAGAAGCTCCCAAAAAAGAGCAAGACACGGGCAGATCCACAACAACAGGAGAGACGCAAAGACACAGGCAGTCGTGCGCCACCATCTCCTGTCCATCATGCCTTAGGACAG GTCGTTTCAGAGGTCCTGTTCCCACCGGAGGATTCTTTGCCACAAGATGCAGCTGTCTCatctcctcctgctcctccacaATCCTCACTTCCTCCTTGCAACGCGCACACCTCACTGGAGGTCATGTCCCAGCTGCTGCAAGAGGCTGAAG ATTCTGATGAGAAAGAATTTGAAGATGACCCTTTACTACGTGTCCTTCGCACGCAGAGAAAGTGCGTTAAGGAGCAAATCAG TCAAGTGGACTTAATGTTGCACAAATTCCTGGATAAGCAAGAAGATACCTCAACTTGA
- the proser3 gene encoding proline and serine-rich protein 3 isoform X1: MKSRNSATKHNALEPMGKPGLSQSHTKDLSNKRNKQSLIPVRSHQQEHPKSHTSDKNESDKYGTSFLAHSGPSIDYDYSPTLSDMERPSLSSRVPKSTVSSQPEVHQDSVVSKYIDRFRYGQPLSREERQLESSEFEEERVPLWWMSSSDSPPTSTPTKPAHKDPKDDHSPARHPLDDSNYLPWKGDDNTNAYIPSDTSQSVFEDTEILQLQERASRLLQIGESILSSGSIAVSSAGLGSSDGSSPVNINEAVQKAVINASIKSTAMARSDSTLAVPLQKYTVTSLRGPPTRPEEDILSQWRLRRKMEQASERCLSQQNSRLCTPTFSGPDPTLHYSPVNKHSYTQQPSVYYPDPSHGAFPDPKEGHGHHPSTSAPLTGAVSDTVVSQPQSLAHVPAHMHHLCDILPCPTPHASTLQGNPHKSEKTSRKDTKLSEVSYMDEPPHRHIPSPPPTPSRHADVRCPFRHTDGGHHSVPRVSSSPSRPLEGGSPSRFTEVGDLLKPKKDSSPCRHMEEGRQSRPGRGGHHENPRMTNETAKMENAQVKPGVESEKTGRTVKKPKKSTRCTECSEHANGPSATSSTHQKLPKKSKTRADPQQQERRKDTGSRAPPSPVHHALGQVVSEVLFPPEDSLPQDAAVSSPPAPPQSSLPPCNAHTSLEVMSQLLQEAEDSDEKEFEDDPLLRVLRTQRKCVKEQISQVDLMLHKFLDKQEDTST, encoded by the exons ATGAAATCCAG aaattCTGCGACAAAGCATAATGCATTGGAACCCATGGGGAAGCCAGGCCTCAGCCAATCTCACACCAAGGATTTGTCAAACAAAAGGAACAAACAG agtttgattcctgTACGGTCACACCAGCAAGAACATCCAAAATCGCACAcaagtgacaaaaatgagagtGACAAATACGGAACATCTTTCTTGGCACATTCTGGACCTTCTATTGACTATGATTATTCTCCTACCTTATCCGACATGGAAAGACCTTCACTGTCTTCAAGAGTTCCAAAATCCACTGTTTCCTCCCAGCCAGAAGTTCACCAGGATTCAGTAGTGTCAAA GTACATTGATCGTTTTCGCTATGGACAACCGCTGAGCCGAGAGGAGCGCCAGTTGGAGTCCTCTGAATTTGAAGAGGAGAGGGTGCCTTTGTGGTGGATGTCTTCCTCCGATTCACCTCCTACTTCCACACCAACTAAACCTGCACACAAAG aTCCTAAAGATGACCACAGTCCAGCAAGACATCCACTTGATGACTCAAATTATTTACCATGGAAAGGAGACGACAACACGAATGCATAC ATTCCGTCAGACACGTCTCAGAGTGTCTTTGAGGACACAGAGATTCTTCAACTTCAAGAACGAGCCAGCAGACTTCTACAGATAGG TGAGAGTATTCTCAGCAGTGGATCAATTGCTGTCAGTTCAGCAGGCTTGGGATCGTCAGATGGCTCTTCTCCGGTCAATATAAACGAGGCGGTGCAAAAAGCTGTCATTAACGCTTCAATAAAATCTACAG CAATGGCTAGGTCGGACTCAACTTTAGCTGTGCCCCTCCAGAAATATACTGTCACTTCATTACGGGGACCCCCCACACGCCCGGAAGAGGACATCCTCTCCCAGTGGCgtttgagaagaaaaatggaGCAGGCCAGTGAACGATGTCTGTCCCAGCAAAACTCCAGACTTTGTACCCCCACGTTTAGCGGTCCGGACCCCACTCTCCACTATTCCCCAGTAAATAAACACTCTTACACG CAACAGCCAAGTGTTTATTACCCTGACCCCTCCCACGGAGCTTTTCCTGATCCCAAAGAAGGCCATGGGCATCATCCCTCAACTTCCGCCCCCCTTACCGGTGCTGTCTCAGATACAGTCGTCTCCCAACCACAGTCTCTTGCGCATGTTCCTGCGCACATGCATCATCTTTGTGATATACTTCCCTGTCCCACACCTCATGCTAGCACGCTCCAAGGAAATCCACATAAATCGGAAAAGACCTCAAGGAAAGACACCAAACTCTCTGAAGTTAGTTACATGGATGAGCCTCCTCATAGACACATTCCCTCACCACCTCCTACTCCTTCAAGACATGCAGATGTACGTTGTCCCTTTAGACATACAGATGGAGGTCATCATTCTGTTCCCAGAGTAAGTAGCAGTCCATCAAGACCTTTAGAAGGAGGCTCTCCTTCCAGATTTACAGAAGTGGGTGATTTGTTGAAACCTAAGAAAGATAGCAGTCCTTGTAGACACATGGAAGAAGGGCGTCAGTCTAGACCTGGAAGAGGAGGTCATCATGAGAACCCCAGAATGACGAACGAGACGgctaaaatggaaaatgccCAGGTAAAGCCGGGGGTAGAGAGTGAGAAGACTGGGAGGACTgtcaaaaagccaaagaaatcaacaag GTGTACCGAATGTAGTGAGCATGCTAATGGGCCTAGCGCCACAAGCTCCACACATCAGAAGCTCCCAAAAAAGAGCAAGACACGGGCAGATCCACAACAACAGGAGAGACGCAAAGACACAGGCAGTCGTGCGCCACCATCTCCTGTCCATCATGCCTTAGGACAG GTCGTTTCAGAGGTCCTGTTCCCACCGGAGGATTCTTTGCCACAAGATGCAGCTGTCTCatctcctcctgctcctccacaATCCTCACTTCCTCCTTGCAACGCGCACACCTCACTGGAGGTCATGTCCCAGCTGCTGCAAGAGGCTGAAG ATTCTGATGAGAAAGAATTTGAAGATGACCCTTTACTACGTGTCCTTCGCACGCAGAGAAAGTGCGTTAAGGAGCAAATCAG TCAAGTGGACTTAATGTTGCACAAATTCCTGGATAAGCAAGAAGATACCTCAACTTGA
- the proser3 gene encoding proline and serine-rich protein 3 isoform X2: MKSRNSATKHNALEPMGKPGLSQSHTKDLSNKRNKQSLIPVRSHQQEHPKSHTSDKNESDKYGTSFLAHSGPSIDYDYSPTLSDMERPSLSSRVPKSTVSSQPEVHQDSVVSKYIDRFRYGQPLSREERQLESSEFEEERVPLWWMSSSDSPPTSTPTKPAHKDDHSPARHPLDDSNYLPWKGDDNTNAYIPSDTSQSVFEDTEILQLQERASRLLQIGESILSSGSIAVSSAGLGSSDGSSPVNINEAVQKAVINASIKSTAMARSDSTLAVPLQKYTVTSLRGPPTRPEEDILSQWRLRRKMEQASERCLSQQNSRLCTPTFSGPDPTLHYSPVNKHSYTQQPSVYYPDPSHGAFPDPKEGHGHHPSTSAPLTGAVSDTVVSQPQSLAHVPAHMHHLCDILPCPTPHASTLQGNPHKSEKTSRKDTKLSEVSYMDEPPHRHIPSPPPTPSRHADVRCPFRHTDGGHHSVPRVSSSPSRPLEGGSPSRFTEVGDLLKPKKDSSPCRHMEEGRQSRPGRGGHHENPRMTNETAKMENAQVKPGVESEKTGRTVKKPKKSTRCTECSEHANGPSATSSTHQKLPKKSKTRADPQQQERRKDTGSRAPPSPVHHALGQVVSEVLFPPEDSLPQDAAVSSPPAPPQSSLPPCNAHTSLEVMSQLLQEAEDSDEKEFEDDPLLRVLRTQRKCVKEQISQVDLMLHKFLDKQEDTST, encoded by the exons ATGAAATCCAG aaattCTGCGACAAAGCATAATGCATTGGAACCCATGGGGAAGCCAGGCCTCAGCCAATCTCACACCAAGGATTTGTCAAACAAAAGGAACAAACAG agtttgattcctgTACGGTCACACCAGCAAGAACATCCAAAATCGCACAcaagtgacaaaaatgagagtGACAAATACGGAACATCTTTCTTGGCACATTCTGGACCTTCTATTGACTATGATTATTCTCCTACCTTATCCGACATGGAAAGACCTTCACTGTCTTCAAGAGTTCCAAAATCCACTGTTTCCTCCCAGCCAGAAGTTCACCAGGATTCAGTAGTGTCAAA GTACATTGATCGTTTTCGCTATGGACAACCGCTGAGCCGAGAGGAGCGCCAGTTGGAGTCCTCTGAATTTGAAGAGGAGAGGGTGCCTTTGTGGTGGATGTCTTCCTCCGATTCACCTCCTACTTCCACACCAACTAAACCTGCACACAAAG ATGACCACAGTCCAGCAAGACATCCACTTGATGACTCAAATTATTTACCATGGAAAGGAGACGACAACACGAATGCATAC ATTCCGTCAGACACGTCTCAGAGTGTCTTTGAGGACACAGAGATTCTTCAACTTCAAGAACGAGCCAGCAGACTTCTACAGATAGG TGAGAGTATTCTCAGCAGTGGATCAATTGCTGTCAGTTCAGCAGGCTTGGGATCGTCAGATGGCTCTTCTCCGGTCAATATAAACGAGGCGGTGCAAAAAGCTGTCATTAACGCTTCAATAAAATCTACAG CAATGGCTAGGTCGGACTCAACTTTAGCTGTGCCCCTCCAGAAATATACTGTCACTTCATTACGGGGACCCCCCACACGCCCGGAAGAGGACATCCTCTCCCAGTGGCgtttgagaagaaaaatggaGCAGGCCAGTGAACGATGTCTGTCCCAGCAAAACTCCAGACTTTGTACCCCCACGTTTAGCGGTCCGGACCCCACTCTCCACTATTCCCCAGTAAATAAACACTCTTACACG CAACAGCCAAGTGTTTATTACCCTGACCCCTCCCACGGAGCTTTTCCTGATCCCAAAGAAGGCCATGGGCATCATCCCTCAACTTCCGCCCCCCTTACCGGTGCTGTCTCAGATACAGTCGTCTCCCAACCACAGTCTCTTGCGCATGTTCCTGCGCACATGCATCATCTTTGTGATATACTTCCCTGTCCCACACCTCATGCTAGCACGCTCCAAGGAAATCCACATAAATCGGAAAAGACCTCAAGGAAAGACACCAAACTCTCTGAAGTTAGTTACATGGATGAGCCTCCTCATAGACACATTCCCTCACCACCTCCTACTCCTTCAAGACATGCAGATGTACGTTGTCCCTTTAGACATACAGATGGAGGTCATCATTCTGTTCCCAGAGTAAGTAGCAGTCCATCAAGACCTTTAGAAGGAGGCTCTCCTTCCAGATTTACAGAAGTGGGTGATTTGTTGAAACCTAAGAAAGATAGCAGTCCTTGTAGACACATGGAAGAAGGGCGTCAGTCTAGACCTGGAAGAGGAGGTCATCATGAGAACCCCAGAATGACGAACGAGACGgctaaaatggaaaatgccCAGGTAAAGCCGGGGGTAGAGAGTGAGAAGACTGGGAGGACTgtcaaaaagccaaagaaatcaacaag GTGTACCGAATGTAGTGAGCATGCTAATGGGCCTAGCGCCACAAGCTCCACACATCAGAAGCTCCCAAAAAAGAGCAAGACACGGGCAGATCCACAACAACAGGAGAGACGCAAAGACACAGGCAGTCGTGCGCCACCATCTCCTGTCCATCATGCCTTAGGACAG GTCGTTTCAGAGGTCCTGTTCCCACCGGAGGATTCTTTGCCACAAGATGCAGCTGTCTCatctcctcctgctcctccacaATCCTCACTTCCTCCTTGCAACGCGCACACCTCACTGGAGGTCATGTCCCAGCTGCTGCAAGAGGCTGAAG ATTCTGATGAGAAAGAATTTGAAGATGACCCTTTACTACGTGTCCTTCGCACGCAGAGAAAGTGCGTTAAGGAGCAAATCAG TCAAGTGGACTTAATGTTGCACAAATTCCTGGATAAGCAAGAAGATACCTCAACTTGA